CGGGTTCACCCCGGTCTGGCTGACACCGGTGCTGCCCGGCATCCCCGGCAACGAGTTCGCCGGCGTCGTCGACCAGCCCGCGGACGGCTTCGAGGTCGGCGATGAGGTGCTCGGCTTCGGGTTCACGCGCGCGGCCGCGGAGTACGTCGTGGTCCCCGCCACCCAGCTGACCGCGAAGCCGGCCGCGATGCCGTGGGAGGTCGCCGGCGGGTTCAGCGGCGCCGCCCAGACCGCCCACATCGCACACGAGCTGCTGCGTCCCGCGGCCGGCGAGACGATGCTGGTGCACGGCGCCGCCGGGGCCGTCGGCGGGGTCGCCGTCCAGCTGGCCCGCGGATCACAGGCCCGAGTCGTGGGTACGGCGAGCGCCGCCAACCAGGAGTACCTGCGCTCGCTCGGCGTCGAACCGGTCGTCTACGGTCCCGGCCTCGCCGACCGGCTCCGCGCGCTGCTGCCGGACGGCGCCGACCTGGTCCTCGACGGCGCCGGCGGCGAGGCCCTCGACGTGTCCCTGGACCTGTGCGCGGACCGCTCCCGCATCCTCACGCTGGTCGACCACGGCCGCGCCGCCGACCTCGGCATCCGTACCACGCAGAACCTGCGCTCCGCGGCCCGTCTCGCCGAGCTCGCGGCCCGCTACGCCGCCGGCGAGCTGCGCTTCCCGATCCGCCGCACCTACCCGATGCCCGACGCCGCGGCCGCGCACCGCGAGGTCGAGACCGGCCACGGCCGCGGCAAGGTCGTCCTGGTCGCATGAGGATCGGCGTCGTCCTGCCCTCGGTCGAGGTCCAGCGCCGCGACCGGCTGGACCTGGCCACCGCGGCCCGGCACGCCGAGGACGCGGGCCTGGACAGCGTCTGGCACGGTGACCACCTCGCGACCGGCGCGCCGACCGTGGAGTGCACCGTCGCGCTGGCCGTCGCCGCGACCGCGACCCACCGGATCGGCATCGGCGCGTCCGTGTTCGTACCGGCGCTCCGGCCGTTGGTCTGGGCCGCGAAGGCGGTCGCCGGCCTGCAACTGGTCTCCGGCGGCCGGCTGCTGCTCGGCGTCGGCTCCGGCGGCGGGCCCGCCCAGTGGGCCGCGGCCGGTGTGCCGTTCCGTGAGCGCGGCCCACGCACCGACACCGCGCTGCGCCTGCTGCCCCGCCTGCTGACCGGCGCGCCGGTGACGCTGCCGGACGGTGCGCCGGTGACGCTCGCGCCGGGCGTGCGGGTGCCGCCGCTGTGGGTCGGCAACGCCTCCGCGGTCGCGATCGACCGCGCGGCCAGGCTCGGCGACGGCTGGTTCCCGTCGCTGATCACCCCGGACGCGGTCGCGGCGGGCCGGGAACGGTTGCTCGGCACGGCATCGCGCCACCTCACGATCACGATCGGCGCGGTGGCCGCGCTCGGCGAAGCACCCGGCACGCCCACCCGCGCCGACCTGGCGGCCGGGATCGCCGCCGCCTACCGGCACACCGCCCGGGACGCCGCGGACATCCCGCTCACCGGCGGGCCGGCCGAGGCCGCGGACCGGGTGGCGCGATACGCCGCGTCCGGTGCCACCCACCTGGTCGCCGGTGTGTCCGGCCCCGACTGGCGAACCCAGGTCGACCTGCTCGCCGAGGTCCGCCGGACGGTACGCACCTGACCCGCCACCGCGCGCCCCGGCGGCGGCCCGCGGCCGGGGCGGACGGCGTCCGGCTGCGTCCGCGGCCGGGTCCACGCGCGGGCGGGTGGTGTCCGGCGACGTCCGCAGCCGGGAGGTCGGCGCGGCGACCGCGTCGGTGGCCGCGTCGGTGGCCGGGAGGGTGGCGTGATCACCCGCGTACCGTGGCCGGTCGTGGGCCGGTTGACCGCGCACCGCACGGAGGACGCCGCTGCGCTCGTCACCCCCGTGCCCTCCCCACCGGCGCGGGCTGCCGGCCGTAGGATCAGGCACGTGCCGGCGCCCAGAGATGTCGATGTCGAACAGCGTCTGCGCCGACTGCAGACCCTGGCCGACACCGGCCTGTCCCGGCTGCGCGGCGCGGAGCTGACCGACGTGCTGCTCGACCGCGCCCGCACCGTGCTCGACGCGGAGACCGCCGCGGTGCTGGTGCTCGACCGGCACGCCCGCCAGCTGGCCGTCGTCGCGGCGAAGGGGCTGGAGGACGAGGTGCGCCGCCGCATCCGGATCCCGGTCGGCGCCGGTTTCGCCGGCCGGGTCGCGTCGACCGGTGAGCCCGTCATGATCGCCGAGGTCACCGCCGCGGAGGTGGTCAGCCCGGTCCTGATCGAGGCGGGTGTCCGGTCGCTGCTCGGTGTGCCGATGTTCGCCGGCGGCGAGGTGGTCGGCGTGCTGCACGTCGGCACCCGCACGCCGCGCCGGTTCACCGCCGAGGACGTCGAACTGCTCGCCCTGTGCGCGGACCGGATCGGCGCCGCCACCGTGGCCGGCACGCGCGGCCTCGACCATCAGGCCGCGCTCGCGCTGCAACGCAGCCTGCTGCCGACCCGGCTGCCGGACGTGCCCGGCCTGGAGCTGGCCGCCCGCTACGTGCCCGGCCACGACGCCGGCGTCGGCGGTGACTGGTACGACGTGTTCCCGCTCCCCGGCGACCGTCTCGGGCTGGTCATCGGTGACGTCTCCGGTCACGGCCTGGCGGCCGCCGTCGTGATGGGCCGGCTGCGCAGCGCGCTGCGCGCCTACGCGCTGATCTCCGCCGACCCGGCCACCGTCCTCACGCACCTCGACCACAAGGTCCACCACTTCGAGGCCGGCAGCCTCACCACCGTCGCGTACGCCGTGATCAGCGCGGACCGCACCCGGGTCGACCTCTCGCTGGCCGGGCACCTGCCACCGGTCCTGGCCGTCCCGGGCTGCTCCGCCGCGCCGGTCACCACCCCGGTCGACGCACCGCTCGGCCTGCGCCCGAGCCACCGGGCGCGCCGCACCACCATGATCCCGCTGCCGCCGGGCGCGCTGCTCGTCTGCTACACCGACGGCCTGGTCGAACGCCGCACCGAGATCATCGACGAGGGCATCGCCCGGCTCACCGCCGCCGTCCACCCCGGCTCCGCCGAGGAGACCTGCGCCAAGACCATGACGCTGCTCGGCCTCGAGCAGCCGGCCGACGACATCGCCTTGCTCGTCGTCCACCGGACCGGGTGACGGCCTGCCGGTCTTCTACACCGGAGGCTGGAACGAGTCAAGAAACGAATCCTCGCGACTGTGCAGCCGACCGCGATCGCGGAAACATCTCCCGTGTCCAGAACGGACATCTTCCGAGGGAGGACCATGAACAAGCGGGGACTGCACATGGCCGGCGCGCTCGGCGTCGCGCTGGTCTCGGCCCTGGCCCTGGCGGGCCCGGCCGGTGCCGCTCACAAGAACGGCGTCGTCGAGGCCGGCGAGTTCGGGCTGTACTACTCGCCGAACCGGGGCGGGCCGGTGCTCGACCTCTACACCGACGACGACAACTTCGCCAACGACTACTTCCCCGGCACGAGCACGCCGGCGAACGACAACACGGCGTCGTACTGGAACCGGGACAGCTTCATCTGGCACGTCTACACCAACGCGGGCTACACCGGCTCGCACGGCTGCCTGGACCCGGGGCACATCGGCAACGCCTCGACGACGTTCCGCAACCGGATCTCGTCGGCGCAGTACCTGAGCACCAGCTGCTGAGGCATCGGCTGCCGCGCAGTCGGCAGCTGAGCATCCGGCAGCTGAGTGTCGGCTGCTGAGACGGGCTGCGGCCCGGCTGCCGCTCCGCCCACCGCAATTGGGCGGAGCGGCGGTGCCCTGAGCATACCGCCGGACGGGGGAGAGATGAGTTTTCGACGGGGCGCGGCCGCGGTGCTGGTCGCCGTGCTGGTGACGGCCGGATGCGGGACGCCGGCCGCGGACGACGGCGGCGAGCCGGAGATCGGCGACGTGCCGGTCATCGCGGACGCCAGCGACCTCAAGCTGCCGGTACAGGACTACATGCCGACCCCGGAGCAGGCGAAACGGATCGGGGTCGCGCAGATCGAGCTGATCAAGCGCTGCATGGCCCGGTTCGGCAAGGCGTACGACGTCGATCCGGTCGACGGCGACGCGTACGGGCCACGGAGCCTCACCGACCGCCGGTACGGCATCACCGACCTGGAGCTCGCCCGCGCGGACGGCTACGGCCTGGGCGACCGCGATCCCGCGCGACAGCCGGAGGCGAAACGCCCGGCGCTGGACGCCGACGCGGAGACGGTGCTCGGCGGTGACGGCCGGTCCGAGGTGAACGGCCAGAAGGTTCCGGAGGGCGGCTGCCTGGCCGAGGCCGGCCGGAACCTGAACGCGGAGATCCCGGAGGGTGCCGACTACCGGCGCGGCACGGACCTGCAGGAGTGGTCGTTCAAGAAGTCCCGCGAGGACAGCCGGGTGCGCAACGCGTTCGTGGCCTGGTCGCGGTGCATGGCCGAGGCGGGATACTCCTATGCGGACCCGTTCGCCCCGGCCGGGGACCCGGCGTTCGCCGAGGGGAAGGCGAGCGCGCAGGAGACCGCAGTGGCCGTGGCCGACGTCGGCTGCAAGCAGCGCACCAACCTGGTCGGCATCTTCTACACGGTGGAGTCCGCCTACCAGACGCGGGAGATCGACAAGGAGTCCAACAACTTCGACGCGACGCTGGACGCGATCGCGGCGCGCGACCGGGTGGCGGCCGCCGCGCTGAGCTGACGAGGGGGAGAGCGATGAGAAGGACGTGGTGGGGCGCGGGTGCGGTCGCGGTGGTCGCCGCGGTGGGCGTGGCGGCGCCGGCGCACGCGGCCGAGCGTGACGGGACGCTGGAGAGCGGCGAGTTCGGCCTGTTCCACCGGACGAACACCGCCCTGGTGCTGGACCTGCGGCAGTCCGACACCGACCTGCGCGACGACGTCTTCCCGGGTACGGCGATCGCCGTCCACGGCAACACCGGGTGGTTCGCCAATCGCGACACGGTGACATGGCACCTCTACACCGGCCCGAACTTCACCGGTTCGCAGGGCTGTGTGGAGCCGGGACACATCGGCGGCCCGGGGGGTCCGATCCGATTCACCATCGCGTCGTCCCGCCGGTCCTCGGCCGGCTGCTGAACCTGCCGTACCGCACGTCACCCCGGTGTCCTTTTCGACACCGGGGTGACGTCGCTGCGATTTACTCAGCGTTTTCGCAGCGCGTTTCCAGTTGCACACCCAATCGTACGAGTTCGGCGCTGTTGCGAATTCCCGTCTTCGCGCGGATCCTGCGCAGATAGGTGTCCACCGTGCTGTGGGCTATCCCCATTCGACGGCCGATCTGGAGATAGGTCAGGCCCTGGGACAGGTGGATGAGAACTTCTTCCTCTCGGTCCGATAGGTTGCCATGGTCAACCACATCCGCTCCTTCGTAGCGCCCCCGTGACGCGCGCTGATATCGATGGCTGCACCGCCAGCATTGCACCGTCAAGCCATCGATTCAACCGAATAGGATGATCACTTCCACTGTCTGGAATACGTCCGTTGAATCGGTTTCACCGACATATTGTGGGAGGCGGTCCGCGGTCCTCGAATACGGCATGCCGCCCGCGGCGGCCCGGGCCGCGGCCGGCGGGGCCGACACGGTCCACGACGCCCGCCGGGCCGCCCGGCCGGCAGCTACTGCGGGCCGCCCGGCCGGCAGCTACTCCCGGTCGTTGCCGGCGGCCGAGCGCTCGTCCGGGTGCCGGAGGCCGCGGAGCCGGGCCTCCCGCGTCCGCCGCTCGGCCTCGGCGCGCGCCTGATGGACGCGGGTGTCGACGGCGCGCAGCGCGTCGTCGACACCGTCGAACAGCCAGGCGGCCGGGTCCTCGCCCAGCTCGGCCTCGACCAGGCCGGTCATGGCGGGCCGGCAGGTGCCGGACACCACGACCGCGGGGGAGACGCCGCCGAGCACGGCGTCGTTGAGGACCGAGGCCATCATGTCGCCCCAGTGGTACTCCACGTCACGGAGGTCCAGCACGACACCGGCCGGGGCGAACGCCCGGCGCGCGAGAGCCAGCACGGCGCGCATGAACGCGGCGTCACCGTTGCCGGCGCTGCCGGTGCCGTAGGTGCCGGCGAAGGACACCAGCAGCAGCTCGTCGCGCATCCACGCCTCGGCGTCGCCGCGGCGGGCGGTGGCGAACCGGTACCGGAGTGCGCTGAGCTCGCCGAGAGTGCGTGGGGTGGTGACGAACGGAACCTCGGGCATCGTGCGATTGTCTCCCGTCGCCACCCGCGACGCGGCGCCGAGGCGGCTTCGGCGAGCCCCGGCCGACGGTGCTCACCCGGGACCGGTGGTCCGGCCACGCGCGTGGGAGGCGCGCCGCCGCTCAGTGTGGGTGCGTGGCCGGGCCGGCGAGGGACTCGCCGAGGTCGCTGCGGTAGTAGAGGACGCTGCGACCGTAGCGGGCGCGGTTGAGCAGGCCGGCGCGGGACAGCAGGCGCAGCTGCTGGTTGACGGCGGAGGTGGTGACGCCGAGCCGCAGTGCCAGTTCGGTGGAGGAGGCGGGCTCGCCGAGCGCGGCCAGCAGCGTGGCCCGGGCGCCGCCGAGCAGTTCGCGGACGGCGCCGGCGTCCGGTGCGGTCGCGGTCGACCACATCGCGCCCTGGCCGCGCGCCGGATACATGATGACCGGCGGCAGCGTGTCGTCGGCCGTGATGCAGGCGCGGTTGACGAACATCGACGGCACCAGCGTCACGCCCTCGCCCCGCACCGGGCGCAGCCCGGACAGCCCCGAGGCCAGGCGTACGTCGAGGTGCCGGCCGTCGAAGGTCACCCGCGGGGACAGGCCGGTCAGCGCGGCACCGAGGCCGGCGCCGGCCGCGACCCGGCCGCGGTGCAGGATGTCGGCCTCCAGCACCGCGCGCATGCGCGGCCAGGACGGCGCGAAGCACAGGCGCCACGCGGCGGCAAGCGCGTCGATCATGCGGCGGACCACCGTCGCGTGGTCACCGCGGAACACGCCGGGGACGGTGCCGTGCACCCGTTCCAGGTCGGTGCGCAGCCGTTCCGGGGTGATCCGGGCGAGCGCGGCCAGTTCGTCGTCGATGACGGTCAGCGGCGACGCGGGGCGCGGGTTGACGAAGTCGGCCACCCAGCGGCGGTCGTCGACCAGCGCGTACAGCGGGGCGAGGTCGAGCAGCGGCAGCACCGGCGCGATCCGCTCCATCCACGGGCGCTGCAGCGGGTACGCCTCCGGGAACCGCAGCGCCCGCAGGCCCATGCCCAGCTCGCTGAGCGGGGAGACGCCGAACCGGATCGCGGTCACGTCCGACGGCTCCAGCACGTACCTGATCATTAAGCTCCAGGCTACATCGATTCCGTGCCGGGCCGCGGTCGGGCAGAACTGGGTGGTGACCACGACAACCGCGCTCGTCCGCGACGACCCCACCCTCCGCCGGCTGCTCACCGTGACCGCGGTCGACACCGTCGGCCGGGGCGCGTTCTTCACGCTCACCTCGCTCTACCTGATCGGGGTGGCCGGCCTCCCGGCGGTGACCGTCGGGGTCGGGCTGACCGTGGCCGGGGGCGTCGGCGTGCTCGGCTCGCTGGCGTTCGGGCACCTCGCGGACCGGTGGAGCTCGCGCCGCATGCTGGTCGCGTTGCACGTGCTGCAGGGCGGCGCGCTGACCGGGTACGTCCTGGTCCGGGACCTGCCGACGCTGATCCTGGTCGCGTCGCTGGTGATGCTGGCGCAGCAGGGCGGCGCCTCGGTGCGGTCCGCCGCGATCGGCCGGGCGTTCCGGGGCGATGAACGGGTACGGATCCGGGCGCTGATGCGGACGGTGACGAACGCGGGCATCGCGGCCGGCACCGC
This genomic window from Catenuloplanes niger contains:
- a CDS encoding NADP-dependent oxidoreductase; this encodes MKAVLYRRTGGPEVLEWDDVETPRAGPGEVRVRVRAAGVQPIDCAVRSGFTPVWLTPVLPGIPGNEFAGVVDQPADGFEVGDEVLGFGFTRAAAEYVVVPATQLTAKPAAMPWEVAGGFSGAAQTAHIAHELLRPAAGETMLVHGAAGAVGGVAVQLARGSQARVVGTASAANQEYLRSLGVEPVVYGPGLADRLRALLPDGADLVLDGAGGEALDVSLDLCADRSRILTLVDHGRAADLGIRTTQNLRSAARLAELAARYAAGELRFPIRRTYPMPDAAAAHREVETGHGRGKVVLVA
- a CDS encoding LLM class flavin-dependent oxidoreductase translates to MRIGVVLPSVEVQRRDRLDLATAARHAEDAGLDSVWHGDHLATGAPTVECTVALAVAATATHRIGIGASVFVPALRPLVWAAKAVAGLQLVSGGRLLLGVGSGGGPAQWAAAGVPFRERGPRTDTALRLLPRLLTGAPVTLPDGAPVTLAPGVRVPPLWVGNASAVAIDRAARLGDGWFPSLITPDAVAAGRERLLGTASRHLTITIGAVAALGEAPGTPTRADLAAGIAAAYRHTARDAADIPLTGGPAEAADRVARYAASGATHLVAGVSGPDWRTQVDLLAEVRRTVRT
- a CDS encoding PP2C family protein-serine/threonine phosphatase, with the protein product MPAPRDVDVEQRLRRLQTLADTGLSRLRGAELTDVLLDRARTVLDAETAAVLVLDRHARQLAVVAAKGLEDEVRRRIRIPVGAGFAGRVASTGEPVMIAEVTAAEVVSPVLIEAGVRSLLGVPMFAGGEVVGVLHVGTRTPRRFTAEDVELLALCADRIGAATVAGTRGLDHQAALALQRSLLPTRLPDVPGLELAARYVPGHDAGVGGDWYDVFPLPGDRLGLVIGDVSGHGLAAAVVMGRLRSALRAYALISADPATVLTHLDHKVHHFEAGSLTTVAYAVISADRTRVDLSLAGHLPPVLAVPGCSAAPVTTPVDAPLGLRPSHRARRTTMIPLPPGALLVCYTDGLVERRTEIIDEGIARLTAAVHPGSAEETCAKTMTLLGLEQPADDIALLVVHRTG
- a CDS encoding peptidase inhibitor family I36 protein gives rise to the protein MNKRGLHMAGALGVALVSALALAGPAGAAHKNGVVEAGEFGLYYSPNRGGPVLDLYTDDDNFANDYFPGTSTPANDNTASYWNRDSFIWHVYTNAGYTGSHGCLDPGHIGNASTTFRNRISSAQYLSTSC
- a CDS encoding response regulator transcription factor; translated protein: MVDHGNLSDREEEVLIHLSQGLTYLQIGRRMGIAHSTVDTYLRRIRAKTGIRNSAELVRLGVQLETRCENAE
- a CDS encoding ArsR/SmtB family transcription factor — encoded protein: MIRYVLEPSDVTAIRFGVSPLSELGMGLRALRFPEAYPLQRPWMERIAPVLPLLDLAPLYALVDDRRWVADFVNPRPASPLTVIDDELAALARITPERLRTDLERVHGTVPGVFRGDHATVVRRMIDALAAAWRLCFAPSWPRMRAVLEADILHRGRVAAGAGLGAALTGLSPRVTFDGRHLDVRLASGLSGLRPVRGEGVTLVPSMFVNRACITADDTLPPVIMYPARGQGAMWSTATAPDAGAVRELLGGARATLLAALGEPASSTELALRLGVTTSAVNQQLRLLSRAGLLNRARYGRSVLYYRSDLGESLAGPATHPH